In Cololabis saira isolate AMF1-May2022 chromosome 1, fColSai1.1, whole genome shotgun sequence, the following proteins share a genomic window:
- the fhdc1 gene encoding FH2 domain-containing protein 1: MLVMSCSSTSNEPESCSSGGSGCNTSSITTSDPLSMSGQTNGTLASLSDVPDITNQEAPPPPPLPPPPPGAPPPPPPPATTSINHNTRKKRRVRSFFWKPIPEEKVRGKPNIWTLAVRQQQYQIDVRSVEELFGQQEEAVAGLRGAAAATGSSARVSRSRSFKESSKDEISILDSKRGMNVGIFLKQFKRSNHSIVEDIRRGEGKSYGAELLKDLLKLLPDTEEIKKLQTFKGDPDKLTLVDSFMFLLIQVPRFDVRIEAMVLRGEFFPSCAVMSREIDVVRVATKELMGCEELHAILHLVLQAGNIMNAGGYAGNAVGFKLSSLLSLADTKANKPGMNLLHFVAMEAKKKDEMLLKFPEKIQDVQSAARISVENIEMEFSSLYVRIKSLEEKVQGDEGLLQQLEPFLQSSAQTLQDLKRRRLDLRKEGNSLIDFFCEDKDTFKLDECFRIFQDFCIKFKKAVKDNTDRELKEAARQRRLKELEEKRFAWSAGDDQSGVFGRSSSENDVEMLTKEGLLDFFQKRSQSPHGNLGRSSSARRHRHTMTSVADRELKGYLEVFGSTGSPTDYYKFNSLPRSGRPVQRRTTPWNLGHDDSRELDCNREATSPHAESEPISPLARFSSSGLNDEDPYHNNNYSSVSESSVLPHPLCVFQKSTHLPNSTVTGHMNVSVEKHTLVRGPRAFDLPSPNNNSNHNRFVNQGDVVVTELEKKRPSPPKSLDGLLNVLENRAGQKTEWEGKVHSHSQTGSEKDKEEEDCSTISSTTCDTPLPLDSCVSNKKPVFYILDCTETDCSVALDYSEVQSSSLTKEGLQLRPDRRKEQEIQQDLSSLSSNVDSMSPNDLSVSVNEFSESKSVGAEYVAPPANAEEWDTDSCDTAEGKQPVEEDTQRTSKKTAPAKNKVTKGSGGRGVRTLTSSESQGMRKVVPINKLIRASSSKRAERPLLHDGGETRRPLRDQSTPVRGRSDKTARPPRHSSLPPNESTVQRPGGVTGSLSRWARDSTPRTASIHKPNAKPLRNIPKPAPEEKMCRSTMRALAQAQAQAQAQAQAQAPAQAPAQAQAPAPGGGSSENSSSLTQSVKNSCDIPSFARNTVASSSRTRKELQPLSIPSTPSRSPSLLSRQSSARQGIPSPTPPTGEEKPQGTSLRRVQSVKVSGRSAYRSETPPPSAPREDIRKTFSFSEKSATPKDSLTSSRITKPSWK, from the exons ATGCTGGTTATGAGTTGTTCATCCACATCCAATGAGCCAGAGAGCTGCAGCAGTGGGGGGAGCGGCTGCAACACTTCCTCCATCACTACCTCTGATCCATTATCTATGTCTGGACAGACCAACGGCACCTTGGCTTCTCTTAGCGATGTCCCTGATATCACCAACCAAGAAGCTCCGCCTCCCCCTCCGctaccacctccacctccagggGCACCCCCACCTCCTCCGCCGCCGGCAACAACATCCATCAACCACAACACGAGGAAAAAGCGCCGTGTGCGCAGCTTCTTCTGGAAGCCCATCCCAGAGGAGAAGGTGCGTGGGAAACCGAACATCTGGACCCTGGCGGTGCGACAGCAGCAGTACCAAATAGATGTTCGCTCTGTGGAGGAGCTTTTCGGGCAACAGGAGGAGGCAGTAGCGGGTTTACGTGGCGCAGCTGCAGCAACTGGAAGCTCGGCTCGTGTTTCAAGATCTCGCTCTTTTAAGGAGAGCAGCAAGGATGAA ATCAGCATCCTCGACTCAAAGAGGGGGATGAATGTGGGCATTTTCCTCAAGCAGTTTAAAAG GTCCAACCACTCCATTGTTGAAGACATACGGCGAGGAGAGGGAAAGAGTTATGGAGCAGAGCTGCTCAAAGACTTGCTCAAGCTCCTACCTGACACTGAAGAg ATCAAGAAACTTCAGACGTTTAAAGGGGATCCAGACAAGCTGACACTGGTTGATTCCTTTATGTTCCTCTTAATCCAGGTACCACG GTTTGATGTTCGTATCGAAGCCATGGTCCTCCGAGGAGAGTTCTTCCCTTCCTGTGCCGTGATGAGCCGCGAGATCGATGTTGTCCGCGTTGCCACTAAAG AGCTGATGGGCTGTGAGGAGCTTCATGCCATCCTTCATCTGGTGCTGCAGGCTGGAAACATCATGAATGCC GGTGGCTACGCAGGAAACGCTGTGGGATTTAAACTGTCATCTCTCCTCTCACTGGCTGACACCAAGGCCAACAAGCCAGGGATGAACCTGCTTCATTTTGTTGCTATG GAGGCGAAAAAGAAAGATGAAATGCTGCTCAAGTTTCCAGAGAAAATTCAGGATGTGCAAAGTGCAGCCAG AATTTCAGTGGAAAACATCGAGATGGAGTTTTCCTCCTTATATGTTCGTATCAAGTCGTTGGAGGAGAAGGTTCAAGGAGACGAGGGGTTATTGCAGCAGCTGGAGCCCTTTCTGCAG AGCTCAGCGCAGACACTTCAGGACCTAAAGAGACGCAGGCTGGATCTGCGTAAAGAGGGGAACTctctcattgattttttttgcgaAGACAAGGACACCTTCAAGCTGGATGAGTGTTTCCGCATCTTTCAAGACTTCTGCATCAAATTCAAGAAAGCAGTTAAG GACAACACGGACCGCGAGttgaaagaagcagccagacaGCGGCGCCTAAAGGAACTGGAGGAGAAACGTTTTGCGTGGTCAGCAGGTGACGACCAGAGCGGTGTATTCGGCCGCAGCAGCAGCGAGAACGACGTGGAAATGCTCACTAAAGAAGGCCTTCTAGACTTCTTCCAAAAGAGGTCTCAGAGTCCACACGGCAATCTTGGACGCTCCTCGAGCGCCCGCCGCCACCGTCACACCATGACCTCCGTAGCAGATCGTGAACTCAAGGGATACCTGGAGGTGTTTGGAAGCACTGGAAGTCCTACCGACTATTACAAGTTTAACAGCCTGCCTCGGTCGGGTCGCCCTGTCCAGCGGAGGACGACCCCCTGGAATTTAGGCCACGACGACAGCCGTGAGCTGGACTGCAACAGAGAGGCGACATCTCCACATGCAGAATCTGAACCCATCAGTCCCTTGGCAAGGTTTTCCTCCTCTGGACTAAACGACGAGGATCCATATCACAACAATAATTACTCCTCAGTGTCAGAGAGCAGTGTTCTGCCTCACCCCTTGTGTGTTTTTCAGAAGTCCACTCATCTTCCTAACTCAACAGTTACCGGCCACATGAATGTTAGCGTGGAGAAGCATACTTTAGTTCGAGGTCCTCGAGCTTTTGACCTCCCCAGtccaaacaacaacagcaatcatAACCGCTTTGTCAAtcagggagatgttgtagtgaCAGAGCTGGAAAAGAAGAGACCTTCACCTCCGAAAAGTCTGGACGGCCTTCTAAACGTTTTAGAGAACAGAGCAGGTCAAAAGACAGAATGGGAAGGTAAAGTACATTCTCACTCACAGACAGGGTCTGAAAAGGACAAGGAAGAGGAGGACTGCAGCACAATTTCATCAACAACCTGTGATACTCCACTCCCACTAGATTCCTGCGTGTCCAATAAGAAACCAGTGTTTTACATATTAGACTGCACAGAAACAGACTGCTCTGTTGCGTTGGATTATTCTGAGGTCCAAAGCTCGTCTCTAACAAAAGAAGGCCTTCAATTAAGACCtgacagaaggaaggaacagGAAATCCAGCAAGATCTAAGCTCTTTGTCCTCTAATGTGGACTCCATGTCACCCAATGACTTGTCAGTTTCAGTCAATGAGTTTTCAGAGTCCAAGTCTGTGGGTGCAGAATATGTGGCTCCACCTGCTAATGCTGAAGAGTGGGACACGGACAGCTGTGACACAGCTGAAGGAAAACAGCCCGTGGAGGAAGACACGCAGAGAACCAGCAAGAAAACGGCTCCAGCTAAGAACAAAGTGACCAAAGGCAGTGGAGGTCGAGGGGTGCGAACGCTGACCAGCAGCGAGAGCCAGGGAATGCGGAAAGTTGTGCCTATAAACAAGCTTATTAGGGCAAGTAGCAGCAAGCGAGCAGAGAGGCCCTTATTGCACGACGGCGGAGAGACACGCCGGCCTCTCCGTGATCAGAGCACCCCGGTGAGAGGAAGGAGTGACAAGACAGCGAGACCTCCTCGACACTCGAGTCTGCCTCCCAATGAGTCAACGGTGCAGAGGCCGGGCGGAGTCACAGGCAGCCTTTCAAGGTGGGCACGCGATTCAACGCCGAGGACAGCTTCCATTCACAAGCCAAACGCAAAACCCCTGAGAAATATCCCCAAGCCTGCGCCTGAGGAGAAGATGTGCCGCTCCACTATGAGAGCCCTTGCCCAGGCCCAAGCGCAGGCTCAAGCCCAGGCTCAAGCCCAGGCCCCCGCCCAGGCCCCCGCCCAGGCCCAAGCCCCGGCTCCAGGCGGAGGTTCCTCCGAGAACAGCAGCTCCCTGACACAGAGTGTAAAGAACAGCTGTGATATCCCCAGCTTTGCCCGTAACACTGTAGCTTCATCTTCCCGGACCAGAAAGGAGCTCCAACCCCTCTCCATCCCCTCCACACCGTCTCGCAGCCCCTCACTCCTCAGTCGACAATCCTCTGCGAGGCAGGGCATCCCGTCCCCCACACCTCCCACCGGTGAGGAGAAGCCGCAAGGGACGAGCCTACGACGGGTGCAAAGCGTGAAGGTGTCCGGCCGTAGCGCCTATCGTAGCGAGACTCCCCCTCCGTCTGCACCACGGGAGGATATCCGAaagactttcagcttttctgaaaaGTCTGCAACACCTAAAGACTCGTTGACGTCCAGCAGAATCACAAAGCCGAGctggaaataa